The Synergistaceae bacterium genome window below encodes:
- the brxL gene encoding BREX system Lon protease-like protein BrxL, translating to MIGKLKNCFDEMVVYKDLKTSNFFSALSLPSFMRDWLLRRFEDESGMFSEDELASFVREFIPHREDWTAIKNRIIKENEQVKLLAKISVDIDIRTGEVSFALPDFGLTTKQTVIEDSVWNSCKQELVKGREVWGMLELGYRLPDDSVTPKLPGKIRLVSFKNFCPYSIELDYYKDVRGEFSTTEWLNVLLGAVDYNANGYKNEEEKLTILTRLLPFTEKRLNLIELAPKGTGKSYLFGRVSRFGWLSSGGVMSRAKMFYDISKQTEGLVSGNDFITLDEVQTISFTDVDEMRAALKGYLESGVYTVGNYEGVADAGVILCGNISKATMDNDGTTNMFEELPAVFHESALIERFHGFIKGWHIPRMNDDLKISGWALNSEYFCAILHELRNDVTYRAVVDKLVNVPEAADTRDTEAIKRIATAYLKLLFPNARKAEDIATRDFNRYCLRRACAMRATIKMQLGILDLEYQGKDIPQFTVNEVNSSETN from the coding sequence ATGATTGGTAAGTTGAAAAACTGCTTTGACGAAATGGTTGTCTACAAAGACTTAAAGACGAGCAATTTTTTCTCTGCGCTAAGTCTTCCCTCGTTTATGCGCGACTGGCTCCTCCGTCGATTTGAAGATGAGTCCGGCATGTTCAGCGAGGATGAGCTAGCATCGTTTGTCCGCGAGTTTATTCCACACAGAGAAGACTGGACGGCAATCAAGAATCGTATCATCAAGGAAAATGAGCAGGTAAAATTACTGGCGAAGATTTCCGTGGATATCGACATCCGCACTGGCGAGGTGTCGTTTGCGCTGCCCGACTTTGGCTTGACGACAAAACAGACCGTTATCGAGGATTCGGTTTGGAATTCTTGCAAACAGGAACTTGTCAAAGGACGCGAGGTATGGGGTATGCTTGAACTCGGTTATCGTCTGCCGGATGACAGTGTAACACCTAAGTTGCCTGGGAAGATACGTCTCGTGAGCTTCAAGAACTTCTGCCCGTACTCAATCGAACTCGATTACTATAAGGATGTTCGTGGCGAGTTCTCCACCACAGAATGGCTCAATGTGCTTCTTGGTGCGGTGGACTATAACGCAAACGGTTATAAAAACGAAGAGGAAAAGCTGACTATACTGACGCGTCTATTGCCCTTCACGGAGAAGCGACTGAACCTTATCGAACTCGCCCCGAAGGGAACGGGAAAGTCGTATCTGTTTGGGCGGGTCAGCCGTTTCGGATGGCTGTCGAGCGGTGGTGTAATGAGCCGCGCTAAGATGTTTTACGACATCTCCAAACAAACAGAGGGGCTCGTGTCCGGTAACGATTTTATCACGCTTGATGAGGTCCAGACCATATCCTTTACGGATGTCGACGAAATGAGAGCCGCGTTGAAAGGGTATCTTGAATCCGGGGTGTATACCGTGGGCAATTATGAGGGTGTTGCCGACGCGGGCGTTATTCTTTGCGGCAATATATCGAAAGCAACAATGGACAACGATGGTACGACAAATATGTTCGAGGAACTTCCAGCCGTATTCCACGAGTCCGCGCTCATAGAACGTTTCCACGGTTTCATCAAAGGATGGCATATTCCACGCATGAATGACGACCTGAAAATATCTGGGTGGGCATTGAACTCGGAATATTTCTGCGCTATACTCCATGAACTTCGTAACGATGTTACCTATCGCGCTGTGGTGGATAAATTGGTGAACGTACCCGAAGCCGCGGATACTCGCGATACGGAGGCGATCAAACGAATTGCTACCGCCTACTTGAAATTGCTGTTCCCGAACGCGCGAAAAGCGGAAGACATAGCGACTCGCGATTTCAATCGTTATTGTTTGCGACGCGCCTGCGCTATGCGCGCCACAATCAAAATGCAGTTGGGGATACTCGATTTGGAATACCAAGGCAAGGATATACCGCAATTTACAGTCAACGAGGTGAACAGCAGTGAAACAAACTGA
- the pglZ gene encoding BREX-4 system phosphatase PglZ, which translates to MKTVSAESALVNVRKYLENDVVTPFVVVVDDNDEYSDILNGLNTLASLRVSDYCAKNDSYPDLDALCGCISTVTQKSLLLGLGESVSFSGDEDVIGKIKDLTLAAKVVVVCRGVRSTVNSLCADDKKFDGRRICFLKSGVNYEIIKFPPSLEVTAISGFKELLCRLENGGSGALYVKTSLPLNNTKEICSAYEAIRQIEPTFMVEQACLPDNLWTKFLADRNLEGFDLFHWRSFLKLKLEPPTNVYLKHVADTSTGYSAYKKRVFCALLDFATSDKQFSEMYTARKTLLKDVRDSDIAEYIAETQVKDSDRIYYLTDNTKAERQAVIKSLKDVIVIPDALKDICPALYDYLCDFSFTGEKGALLSCYFAEYKRLKLTNRLTPEFHQQVLDLAIDGSRPYNSLKTRGAVLDNLGKENTALYWIDALGVEYLGYIQSRASVLGLKIMIHVVRANLPTITSFNNDFYEAWIGDKAQTKALDKIKHEGEQGFDYQTIKTPVYLAEELRIIDDALDWAKTKLTGKNADKVVLISDHGASRLAVTNEQECKWEMTSKGEHSGRCCPCNEADVKSEYATEENGFWVLANYDRFKGGRKASIEVHGGATLEEVVIPLIEIELFDTKIEVSNTTPVTTASYKKNAEIILFSKSALNNVSIQVIGRRYYAETIGNNKHKVTFSDIKRSGKHVADVFEGDSLIGKVEFEIQRESGKTNDSDWF; encoded by the coding sequence GTGAAAACCGTATCGGCGGAATCTGCTCTCGTAAATGTACGCAAATATCTGGAGAACGATGTCGTTACGCCGTTTGTCGTCGTCGTTGACGACAACGACGAATATTCCGACATTTTGAACGGCCTTAACACGCTTGCGTCATTACGCGTCAGCGACTATTGCGCCAAGAATGATTCATACCCGGATCTTGACGCGCTTTGTGGCTGCATCTCCACGGTCACACAAAAATCGCTCCTGCTTGGATTGGGAGAAAGCGTCTCGTTCAGCGGCGATGAAGATGTTATAGGAAAAATCAAGGACTTGACGCTTGCTGCAAAAGTAGTTGTTGTCTGCCGTGGGGTCCGCTCTACTGTGAATAGTCTTTGCGCGGATGACAAAAAATTTGACGGCAGGAGGATATGCTTTCTGAAATCAGGAGTAAACTATGAAATTATAAAATTCCCACCTTCACTTGAGGTGACGGCAATAAGCGGGTTCAAAGAACTGCTTTGCCGTTTAGAAAACGGGGGAAGCGGCGCCTTGTATGTTAAAACCTCTTTGCCTCTTAACAACACCAAAGAGATTTGTTCAGCGTATGAAGCGATTCGGCAAATAGAACCCACCTTTATGGTTGAGCAAGCTTGTCTGCCGGACAATCTTTGGACGAAATTTCTTGCCGATAGAAACCTCGAAGGATTCGACCTTTTTCATTGGCGCAGTTTTCTCAAACTGAAACTGGAACCGCCAACGAACGTATATCTTAAACACGTTGCGGACACATCCACCGGCTATAGCGCGTATAAAAAACGAGTTTTCTGCGCGCTGTTGGACTTTGCGACGAGCGACAAGCAGTTTTCTGAAATGTACACCGCCCGGAAAACCTTATTAAAGGATGTCAGGGACAGCGATATTGCTGAATATATTGCAGAAACGCAGGTCAAAGACAGTGACCGAATCTATTATTTGACTGACAATACGAAGGCAGAACGGCAAGCCGTCATTAAATCCTTGAAGGACGTTATAGTCATTCCTGATGCCCTAAAAGATATATGCCCCGCATTGTATGATTATCTCTGCGATTTTTCATTCACGGGAGAGAAAGGCGCGTTGCTTTCCTGCTATTTTGCGGAGTATAAGCGTCTAAAGCTCACTAATAGACTCACGCCGGAATTCCATCAACAAGTGCTGGATTTAGCTATTGACGGAAGCCGTCCGTATAACAGCTTGAAAACGCGCGGAGCGGTTCTCGACAACCTTGGCAAGGAAAACACGGCATTATACTGGATCGATGCGCTTGGCGTGGAATACCTTGGCTACATTCAAAGCCGTGCGAGTGTTCTCGGATTGAAAATTATGATTCACGTTGTCCGCGCCAATCTTCCGACCATTACGTCTTTTAACAATGACTTTTATGAGGCATGGATCGGCGATAAAGCGCAGACTAAAGCTTTGGATAAAATCAAACATGAAGGCGAACAAGGTTTCGACTATCAAACGATAAAAACTCCCGTTTATTTGGCGGAAGAACTTCGTATAATCGACGATGCTCTGGATTGGGCAAAAACAAAGCTCACCGGGAAAAATGCGGATAAGGTGGTTCTTATCTCCGACCACGGCGCGAGTCGTCTCGCTGTCACTAATGAACAAGAATGCAAATGGGAAATGACGTCTAAAGGCGAACATTCAGGACGTTGCTGTCCTTGCAACGAAGCAGATGTAAAATCTGAATACGCCACTGAAGAGAACGGCTTCTGGGTTCTTGCCAACTACGACCGTTTCAAAGGCGGCCGCAAAGCAAGCATTGAAGTTCACGGCGGGGCAACTCTTGAAGAGGTCGTTATCCCGCTTATCGAAATTGAATTGTTCGATACTAAAATTGAGGTGAGCAACACCACGCCTGTAACTACTGCGAGTTACAAGAAAAACGCTGAAATCATACTTTTCAGTAAGAGTGCATTAAATAACGTCTCTATCCAAGTTATCGGGCGACGGTACTACGCGGAAACAATCGGCAATAACAAGCACAAGGTAACATTCTCCGATATAAAAAGGTCTGGAAAACACGTCGCCGACGTATTCGAGGGAGATAGCTTAATCGGGAAGGTAGAGTTTGAAATCCAACGCGAAAGCGGAAAAACAAACGACTCCGACTGGTTTTAA
- a CDS encoding phosphoadenosine phosphosulfate reductase family protein, whose amino-acid sequence MYAYTHDAQTGGLFLNDSTPLFSKEPRPVYYRELDILGFNAHWKYEQQDELPYMWAEANCYWYRGRLVVKTRGGSLYTAPALEFVLDADGERVLPDGETLSPVDITAMIEKNRELLEVIEQVTVKKIFDVYKRYRKKLDCFHVAFSGGKDSMVLLELVKKALPKSGFVVVFSDTGMEFPDTYDVIDKIEEQCRADEIEFYRAASRFKPEESWRLFGPPSRVLRWCCSVHKSAPQTLKLREVLGKSEYTGMVFVGVRSHESVKRDEQLTQKEIKYQNPDELAYIDSYDKIKGQRATKSIYEWTSAEVWLYIFAKGLFINEAYKKGSARVGCLCCPMGSSKADYFQYVNYADEVDKFTRLISLSNGRENISAEEYVSNGGWNARKNGRFLKDNRRCYSEITANGLITIEVNEPKTGWCEWIKTLGDLTSNGNRYTLDYDGKSTSFEVKKTNKCGYIVTLPEQVARDSPEFGKLFRYVFRKAAYCVKCATCQANCRQGCISFSKDVKVEGCIHCHECHDLIAGCLAYDSLKIPNGEGEKMEKAINCFSNHAPKTDWFIGFFGKKNDYLSNNTLGPVQRTKFKRFLKDAGLLESDHFSDFAERLSSIGWDSEVGLGLLLVNIAYNPQVEWYIKNLDIGHVYPRKSIEDMLTAIGQSKDNIDSIIPSFKRLCELPFGTKLNFGTVTEKRRQIETLARNKSTLKDNRVVLYSLYKFAEACEGYYQFTLTRLLDHTVESAGISPTRIFGFDRDEMERFLNGLSAKYPDFINAAFTHDLDKITLREDKTSIDVLTLF is encoded by the coding sequence ATGTACGCATACACGCACGACGCGCAAACGGGTGGTTTGTTTCTCAATGATAGCACCCCATTGTTTTCCAAAGAGCCGCGCCCGGTGTATTACCGTGAACTCGATATTCTCGGTTTCAACGCGCATTGGAAATATGAGCAGCAAGACGAATTGCCCTATATGTGGGCGGAGGCGAATTGCTACTGGTACCGCGGACGTTTAGTGGTAAAAACCAGGGGAGGTTCTCTTTACACCGCGCCGGCATTGGAGTTTGTACTTGACGCTGACGGCGAGCGCGTTCTGCCGGACGGCGAAACGCTCTCTCCCGTCGACATAACCGCGATGATCGAGAAAAACCGTGAGCTGCTCGAAGTCATAGAACAAGTCACGGTGAAGAAGATATTTGACGTATATAAACGTTACCGCAAGAAACTGGATTGTTTCCACGTCGCCTTTTCGGGGGGTAAGGACAGCATGGTTTTGCTTGAACTCGTGAAGAAGGCATTGCCGAAGAGTGGTTTCGTCGTCGTGTTTAGCGATACGGGCATGGAGTTTCCCGACACATATGACGTTATCGATAAGATTGAGGAGCAGTGCCGTGCCGACGAAATAGAATTTTACCGCGCGGCGTCGCGTTTCAAGCCGGAGGAAAGTTGGCGACTTTTCGGGCCGCCCTCGCGTGTGCTGCGTTGGTGCTGCTCCGTGCACAAATCCGCGCCGCAAACGCTGAAACTTCGGGAAGTGTTGGGCAAGTCCGAGTATACAGGTATGGTTTTTGTCGGCGTTCGTTCACACGAAAGCGTAAAGCGGGATGAGCAATTAACGCAAAAAGAAATTAAGTATCAAAACCCCGACGAACTTGCATATATTGACTCTTATGACAAAATAAAGGGCCAAAGGGCTACGAAATCTATTTATGAATGGACATCGGCCGAAGTATGGCTTTATATATTCGCGAAAGGTCTGTTCATAAACGAAGCCTATAAAAAAGGAAGCGCGCGCGTAGGTTGTTTGTGCTGTCCTATGGGTAGTTCAAAAGCGGACTATTTTCAATACGTCAATTACGCCGATGAGGTGGACAAGTTTACTCGCCTGATAAGCCTATCGAACGGACGCGAAAATATATCCGCTGAAGAATACGTCAGCAACGGTGGGTGGAACGCAAGGAAGAACGGTCGCTTTTTGAAAGACAATCGACGGTGTTATTCCGAGATAACGGCAAACGGTTTGATTACCATCGAAGTGAACGAGCCGAAAACAGGCTGGTGTGAGTGGATAAAGACCCTTGGCGACTTAACATCGAACGGTAACAGGTATACGCTGGACTATGACGGTAAGTCAACTTCGTTTGAAGTCAAGAAGACCAATAAGTGTGGATATATCGTGACGTTGCCGGAACAGGTCGCAAGGGATAGCCCTGAATTCGGGAAACTATTCAGATATGTATTCCGAAAAGCCGCATATTGCGTAAAATGTGCTACGTGCCAAGCGAACTGCAGGCAAGGTTGTATCTCTTTTAGCAAGGATGTCAAAGTAGAGGGTTGTATCCATTGCCATGAATGTCATGACTTAATCGCCGGTTGCCTTGCCTATGATTCGTTAAAAATTCCAAACGGAGAAGGCGAAAAAATGGAAAAAGCAATTAACTGCTTTAGCAATCACGCACCAAAAACGGACTGGTTTATCGGATTTTTTGGAAAGAAGAATGACTATCTTTCAAACAACACGTTGGGACCAGTTCAAAGAACGAAATTCAAACGCTTCTTGAAAGACGCGGGGCTTTTGGAGAGTGATCATTTTAGCGATTTCGCCGAAAGGCTTTCTTCTATTGGTTGGGACAGTGAGGTGGGGCTTGGGTTGTTGCTTGTCAACATCGCCTATAACCCACAGGTGGAATGGTACATCAAAAACCTCGACATCGGGCATGTTTATCCAAGAAAATCGATAGAGGATATGTTGACGGCTATCGGGCAGAGCAAAGACAATATCGACAGCATAATACCGTCATTTAAGCGTCTCTGCGAACTCCCGTTCGGCACGAAGCTGAACTTCGGCACCGTCACCGAAAAAAGACGGCAGATTGAAACGCTTGCCCGCAACAAATCCACACTCAAAGATAACCGTGTCGTCCTCTATTCGCTGTATAAGTTCGCGGAAGCCTGTGAAGGGTATTATCAATTTACGCTCACGCGTCTGCTTGATCACACGGTTGAATCCGCTGGTATCAGCCCCACGCGGATTTTTGGCTTCGATCGCGATGAAATGGAACGTTTCTTGAACGGATTATCCGCGAAGTACCCCGATTTTATCAACGCCGCGTTTACGCACGACCTCGATAAAATCACCCTTCGTGAGGATAAAACATCTATAGATGTACTGACCCTGTTTTGA
- a CDS encoding type II toxin-antitoxin system YafQ family toxin: MTSKRISADKRAHLPLIPEYTRAFSKDWERLSMPGRYDINRLKEVMLSLIGNNGPLPPEWLDHQLSGDWNMHRDCHMGGDFLLIYRVNVPEKPGKIVFVRAGTHSELYLR, from the coding sequence ATGACCTCGAAAAGAATCTCTGCCGATAAACGCGCACATCTTCCATTAATCCCGGAATACACGAGGGCATTTTCAAAAGACTGGGAGCGCTTATCTATGCCAGGACGATATGATATAAATAGGCTCAAGGAAGTTATGCTGTCATTGATTGGCAATAATGGCCCACTACCGCCCGAGTGGTTAGATCATCAACTGTCTGGCGATTGGAATATGCATCGCGACTGCCATATGGGTGGCGACTTTCTGCTTATATATAGGGTCAATGTACCAGAGAAACCTGGCAAAATCGTATTTGTGCGAGCCGGAACACATTCTGAACTATACCTGAGGTGA
- a CDS encoding type II toxin-antitoxin system RelB/DinJ family antitoxin — translation MIHVRMDENVKAQAVEALSDMGFSLSDAVRVFLTRVALEKQFPFILKSPNVETIAAMKEADEIIEIIKTKRARFGSADEMFDDLEKNLCR, via the coding sequence ATGATTCACGTCAGAATGGATGAAAACGTCAAGGCGCAAGCGGTAGAGGCGTTGTCCGATATGGGGTTCTCTTTGTCGGATGCCGTGCGAGTTTTTTTGACGAGGGTCGCCCTTGAGAAACAATTCCCCTTTATTCTCAAATCGCCTAATGTTGAAACGATTGCCGCCATGAAGGAAGCCGATGAAATAATTGAAATAATCAAGACAAAGCGCGCACGGTTTGGGAGCGCTGACGAAATGTTCGATGACCTCGAAAAGAATCTCTGCCGATAA